CTTTTTACCAATTCAACTATTATTTTTGCCGCTTTTTCCGAATTACAGGTAAGTACAATTCCATCAGGCTTCTGTGCTAAGGCTCTCAAAACCAGAGAATCAAACATAATCGCATCAGTAGGAACGTCAACCTGTCGCAATATTTCTACTCCTGCTGATTCCAATCCTATAGCATGAGCTTCCGCCATTGGAGGCCAAGCTGCCCAGTTCTCAACAAATTGGACTACCGTCTTCATGTCTGGATGCAATTCTGCCCAAGCAGCAGTTATAGGTGGTAGTTTTTCTTCGGTTATGGGATACCAGGATAGAGTCCAGGGAAAATATTCCACTGCATATTCGTAGCTAGTAGAAGAAACCATAGAAAATAATCCAGCTTCTACTGCTATAGGGACAGCTGCCATAATACATGCTTCTGGAACCGGACCCATCACCACTAATGCCCAATCAATCAATTTAGCCATCTCTTCCATGGCTTTTTCCTTATTGACACCGGTATCAATAATTTTAATTGTAATTGGCTTGCCTCTTACACCTCCAGCAGCATTAATCTCTTCGGCAGCTCGATTAGC
The window above is part of the Atribacterota bacterium genome. Proteins encoded here:
- a CDS encoding ABC transporter substrate-binding protein — translated: MKNKILCFLRISIFIIGILFITTMNISGQNVLVEEWKIPFLNTVTGPIASIGEYMSWSANRAAEEINAAGGVRGKPITIKIIDTGVNKEKAMEEMAKLIDWALVVMGPVPEACIMAAVPIAVEAGLFSMVSSTSYEYAVEYFPWTLSWYPITEEKLPPITAAWAELHPDMKTVVQFVENWAAWPPMAEAHAIGLESAGVEILRQVDVPTDAIMFDSLVLRALAQKPDGIVLTCNSEKAAKIIVELVKRGWEDKSKILVFSSADDTALYTTGGEYLEGISIYNYIDLNLND